Within the Paenibacillus sp. AN1007 genome, the region GAGCGCTATCAATCGGCCAAAGAGATGCAGCATGATCTGGAAACCTGCCTCATGCCGGAGCGCCGCAATGAGTCCAAGGTTGATTTTCCGGATGAGGATGATATTGATCAGACACGGGTCATGCCGGCCATCAAACCGGAGCCGCGTGGAATGACATCCACCGGAACGGTGCCTGTGATGGAGATAGATAAAGAAGTGAACTCGGGTAAACCGAAGAATAAAAACTGGAAGAAACCGGTGCTGATCATTTCATTGACTGTTCTTATTCTGATCGCTATGGTTGCGGTGGTGTGGTATGTAAAAGATATGCTCGTCGTGCCTGAGGTAAAGGTCCCTAATGTGATCAGCCAGACGGAAGAAAAAGCCCGTCAAATGTTGGAGGAGCAGGGTTTGGTTGTGAGCGGCGAGGTCATCCGGGAATACAAGGAAAACGTTGAACCCGGCATCGTCTTTGATCAAAGCAGAGATGAAGGCGATGTGGTCAAAAAAGGCACTGAAGTGCAGCTCAGCGTTGGTGCGAAAAAAGAATTGAAGAAGATGATTGACGTTAAAAGTGACTCATATACCGAAGCTGTCAAAAAACTGACTGCACTCGGTCTTAAGGAAGACCAGATCAAACGCAAGGATGATTTCTCCAATGAAGTGCCTTCAGGTTCAGTCATTTCCCAGACGCCTGGTGTGAACGAAGAGTTTGATCCGGAAGCTGTTGAAATTGAGTTAACCGTCAGCAAGGGTACTGAAACGGTCAAAATGCCTGATTTGAAAAATCATACGCGCAGTGAAGCAGAACAAATGCTGAAAGAAAAAGGTCTTGTGCTCGGACAGGTGCAGGAAGAATCCAGTTATACGGTGGACCAAGGTAAAGTCACCCAGCAGTGGCCTGTGGAAGCAGGAGCGGACGTGAACCCTGGCGACAAAATTACGATCTTTATCAGCACAGGATATCCACCTGAAGCACTCCAGTATCCTTTTAACATCAATGTATCACCGAAAGAAGCAGGCAAAAACAGCAAAATCCGTATCACCTTTGAAGATGCACGCGGTAAGAATCAGGAGTGGGGTACACGAACCATCAATTCCGCTCAAGTCCTGACCATCCCGCTTGTGCTTGCTCCAAATGAAAATGGTGCGGTATCCGTCTACCGGGATGGCAAATTCCTGGATACGTACGTCGTATCTTACAGTGAAGCGAAGAACGGTACGGTCAATGTTCCTTCTATTGACCCTGAACAAAACACGCAAGCACCACCAGAGAATAATCCTGATCCCGGGAATAGTGACAATGGCAGTGTGGACAATGGCAATGAAAATGGCGGAGAAGACCAGCCTGAGTCCACTCCGGCTGACGGCGAAGGGGACAATCAGGAAGGTGACACTTCGGCAATGAAGACAGATAAAGGACCGGGCAAGCATAAAGAGGATAAGAAAAAAGGAGTTGTCAACGCATCAGGCCGTCCATAAGGACGGCTTATGCTGACGTAGGGAATGAATGTAACTGATCTGAAGGAGGGCGACGGAGCTGTGCCAGAAGGTATCATCGTTAAAGCATTAAGTGGTTACTACTATGTCATGCCGGTGGAAGACAACGGGGTTCCTTCGGTTGAAGGTTCCGCCGTTCAATGCAGGGCCAGAGGCATATTTCGCAAAAGAGGCACTTCTCCGCTTGTTGGTGACCGTGTAAGTTATATGCTGACGGAGAACGGAGAAGGAACAGTAGACGAGATTCACAAGCGTGATACAGAGTTGATTCGTCCTCCAGTGGCCAATGTAAGCCTGGCTGTTTTGCTGTTCTCGGTGAAAGAGCCGGACATGAATCTGAACTTGCTGGACAAGTTTCTCGTGCATATTGAGCAGGCCGGACTCGATGCACTTATCGTGCTGACAAAACAGGAT harbors:
- the pknB gene encoding Stk1 family PASTA domain-containing Ser/Thr kinase, which translates into the protein MIGHQLGGRYEVIERVGGGGMALVYKAQDLLLNRNVAIKVLRQQFVHDEEFIRRFRREAQSAASLSHPNVVSIYDVGQEDDVHYIVMEYVEGKNLNEIIKERAPLQVDEAVHIASQIADALDHAHHNQIIHRDIKPHNILIGRNGRVKVTDFGIARAVTSTTITQTGSVVGSVHYFSPEHAKGIVTGEKSDLYSLGIVLYQMLTGQLPFLGESPISVALKHLQEEFDEPRKFNPLIPQSVENVILKSMRKNPQERYQSAKEMQHDLETCLMPERRNESKVDFPDEDDIDQTRVMPAIKPEPRGMTSTGTVPVMEIDKEVNSGKPKNKNWKKPVLIISLTVLILIAMVAVVWYVKDMLVVPEVKVPNVISQTEEKARQMLEEQGLVVSGEVIREYKENVEPGIVFDQSRDEGDVVKKGTEVQLSVGAKKELKKMIDVKSDSYTEAVKKLTALGLKEDQIKRKDDFSNEVPSGSVISQTPGVNEEFDPEAVEIELTVSKGTETVKMPDLKNHTRSEAEQMLKEKGLVLGQVQEESSYTVDQGKVTQQWPVEAGADVNPGDKITIFISTGYPPEALQYPFNINVSPKEAGKNSKIRITFEDARGKNQEWGTRTINSAQVLTIPLVLAPNENGAVSVYRDGKFLDTYVVSYSEAKNGTVNVPSIDPEQNTQAPPENNPDPGNSDNGSVDNGNENGGEDQPESTPADGEGDNQEGDTSAMKTDKGPGKHKEDKKKGVVNASGRP